The window TCAAGGGCAAAGGGGTCAGCTTCATGGAGAACCGCTGGGAGTGGCACGGCAAGGCCCCCAGCCGCGAGGAAGGCGAAAGGGCCATCGAGGAGATCGTCAACGGCGGCTAGCGGCGACGGACCGGAACGAGGAACAGCACATGAGCGCAACCGCAACACGCGTCACCTTCGGCGAGACCGTCACCCGGCTGGCCGACGACAATCCGGACATCGTCGTCCTCGACGCCGACCTCCGGAAGTCCACCATGACCGACGAGTTCTCGCGCAAGCATCCCGAGCGTTTCTTCGACGTCGGCATCGCCGAGGGCAACATGGTGGGCGTCGGCGCCGGCATGGCCCTGGCCGGCAAGATCCCGTTCATCTGCAGCTTCGCCTGCTTCGTGGTGGGCCGCTTCGAGCAGATCCGCATGGCCGTGGCCTACAACCGCGCCAACGTCAAGATCGTCGGCACTCACGCCGGCATCGGCATCGGCGAGGACGGCTACAGCCAGATGGCCACCGAGGACGTGGGCCTCATGCGCACCCTGCCCAACATGGCCGTGGTGCAGCCCGCCGACGCGGTCGAGACCCGTGGCGCCGTGGAGTACATCGCGCAACACGACGGCCCCGTCTTCCTCCGCCTCACCCGCCAGAAGGTCGCCGACGTCAACGGCGAGGGCTACGAGTTCCGTTTCGGCAAGGCCGTGGTGCTGCGGGAAGGCGCGGACGTGTCCTTGGTGGGCACCGGCGCCGTCATGGAGAACGTCCTCAAAGCCGCCGAACTGCTGGCCGCCCAAGGAATCAACGCCCAAGTGGTCAACATCCACACCCTCAAGCCCATCGACACCGACTTCATCGAGTCCATCGCTTCAAGCCACGGCAAGATCGTCACCGTCGAAGACCACGGCATCCACGGCGGCCTCGGCAGCGCGGTGTCCGAAGCCGTGGCCGAACTCGGACGCGGCCGCGTCCGTCGCGTCGGCGTCACCGAGTTCGCCGAATCCGGCGACACCGAGGGTCTGTATGGGAAATACGGACTCTCCGCCGAGCACGTCAGCGCGGCGGCGATGGAGTTGATGGATTAGCGATTGCGCGCGGCCCGGAGGGCCGGTTCGTCCCGCCTTGATTATCGCCCGGACCAGCCTACGTGGCTTGCGGTTCCGTAGCCGTTTCCGCACCGTCGCCTGACGGCGCTTCGCCCTTCTCTACCTCGGCTGATTGCGCTTCGGCAGCAGCAACCTCGCCGCCCTCCGGCCCATCCTCCGACACCACCTTCACCTTGATGCTCGGCGTCACCTCCGGCCTCAGCCGGATGGGCACGTCGTACTCGCCCACGCTCTTGATGGGCGCCTCCAGCATGATGCGGCGGCGCTCGACGTCGACGCCCTGCTCTTTCAGGGCCTTCTCGATGTCCATGTTGGTGACGGAGCCGAAGAGGCGGCCTTCCTCGCCCACCTTGACGGTGAACTCAAGGGAGACCTTGGAGAGCTGGTCGCTGATGCCTTGGGCTTCCTTGTTGAGGCGCTCGCGGCGCTGGGCGATCATGCGCTGCTCGTGCTCCAGGGCCTTGAGGCTCTTCTTGTCGGCCAGCACCACCAAACCTCGGGGGAGCAGGTAGTTGCGGGCGTAACCGTCCTTGACCTTGACCACGTCGCCCATGTGGCCGAGGTTCTCAATGTCTTCCTTCAATACGACTTCCATCGACTCTCCTTCAGGTCAGGCCCTCGGTGCCCCGCTTGAGACGACGGAAGTCGCCCCAGAGGTCGAAGAACCCCAGGCCGATGACCAGCACCGTGAGAATCTGCTCGAAGACGATGAGCAGATATCCCAGAACGCGAAAAAACATCGGGACCTTCTTGTAATGAAAGTAATACGACACGATGGCCAGCCCGTGGAAGAAGTAGAACACCGTGCATATGAGCACCAGGTTCAGAGCCAACGCCCGCAACGCGTCTCCGAGGGGAAGGAAAAGCGCGATGCCCGGCGCCAGGAGGAACCACACCATGTGGTCCGGCGACTTCCATTCCTTGAGGTCTCCCACGTGGCAGAAAAACGAGCGATACTGCGGGAAATGCCACGACAGCAGGGCCAGATTGGCCAGCACCACGATCACCAGCATGAAGAAGATCATGCCCGGCAGCATGCGCACGAAAAGCGCCGCCATCTCGCCCGCGTGTTCCCGGAGGTACTCGATGGTCTCGTCCGGGAGGCCCACCCGCTCGTACACTTCCAGGGTCATGAGTACCTGGGCCTCCGCGCCGGTCTGAAGCGCGGTCCAGAGCGCGGAGAGTGAGCCCGCCAATGCGGCCGCGGTCACCAGCATGGCCGCCATCGTCAGGCCGGCGGTGCCGCTCACCACCGTTGCGAGGTTCCAGCCCCTTCCGAACGAGAAGAACAGCAGGTAGGTGACCAGCGCGAACACCAGGTACGCGGCCGCGGCTTCCAGTCCGGCCAGCGCGTAGACGCACACGGCGACCGCCAACGGCAGCAGTTGTCCCGGCTGACGCCCCAGCCTGACGCCCACGAACAGCGCCGGATAGACGACCAGCGGCACTGCCGCGAGCCCGAGAAAGGGCACCCTCAACCCCGCAAAGAAGAGCAGCAGGGTCGCGGCCAGCCCCAGCCCGAACCCCGTGAGCGTGTCCAGCCCCTTCATAAGCCGATCTCCGGGCGACGGAGGCGCCGGGTCAGAGCTTGACGGTGGTATAGGGAAGTAACGCTACCAGGCGGGCGCGCTTGATCGCTTTTGCCAGGCGTCGTTGACACCAGCAACAGGTTCCGGTGATGCGGCTCGGAGTGATCTTGCCCCGTTCCGTCATGAACCCGCTGAGGAGCTTGGTATCCTTGTAGTCGAAGCGCAGATCCTTGTTGGCGCAGAAACGGCACACCTTCCGGCGCGATACGCCGCGCCGGCGGGGCGGCGCATCGCCACCACCCGAACCTCTTCTCCCACGATATTCTGCCATTATCCCTCAGTTCATCCCGCAGTTCTTGTTCGTCGGTCCGCGCCGCGGGGAAGACGCTACTCCTTCAACTCTTCCTGCGCGTTCTCCGTCGCCTCCGTGGCTGCCGGCGGTGGCTCCGCAGGCTCTGACGGCGAGGAGTCCGCCGGCGCCTCCGGCGCTGCCGCGGTCTCCACGGGCGGAGCCGCCGGCTCGGGTTCCGCGGCTGGTTCCGGTTCCGGTTCAGCGGCCGGCTCGGGTTCGACCGCCTGCACAGGTGCGGCTTCCTGTGCCGCTTCCGCCGCTTGCGCGGGCTCGACCTCCGGCTCGGCCTCCGCCGCCCGCGCGGCCTCCTCCGGGCGCGCCAGGGACCGCACGTCTTCGTCGAGCACCACGGTCATGCAACGGATGACTTCGTCGCTCAGGCGCATCACCCGTTCAAGCTCTTCGCTCGTCCCCGCGGACGCCTGGTACTGCACCAGGTTGTAGAGCCCCCGGCTCT is drawn from Deltaproteobacteria bacterium and contains these coding sequences:
- a CDS encoding transketolase, whose protein sequence is KGKGVSFMENRWEWHGKAPSREEGERAIEEIVNGG
- a CDS encoding transketolase family protein, with product MSATATRVTFGETVTRLADDNPDIVVLDADLRKSTMTDEFSRKHPERFFDVGIAEGNMVGVGAGMALAGKIPFICSFACFVVGRFEQIRMAVAYNRANVKIVGTHAGIGIGEDGYSQMATEDVGLMRTLPNMAVVQPADAVETRGAVEYIAQHDGPVFLRLTRQKVADVNGEGYEFRFGKAVVLREGADVSLVGTGAVMENVLKAAELLAAQGINAQVVNIHTLKPIDTDFIESIASSHGKIVTVEDHGIHGGLGSAVSEAVAELGRGRVRRVGVTEFAESGDTEGLYGKYGLSAEHVSAAAMELMD
- the rplI gene encoding 50S ribosomal protein L9 → MEVVLKEDIENLGHMGDVVKVKDGYARNYLLPRGLVVLADKKSLKALEHEQRMIAQRRERLNKEAQGISDQLSKVSLEFTVKVGEEGRLFGSVTNMDIEKALKEQGVDVERRRIMLEAPIKSVGEYDVPIRLRPEVTPSIKVKVVSEDGPEGGEVAAAEAQSAEVEKGEAPSGDGAETATEPQAT
- a CDS encoding DUF2232 domain-containing protein yields the protein MKGLDTLTGFGLGLAATLLLFFAGLRVPFLGLAAVPLVVYPALFVGVRLGRQPGQLLPLAVAVCVYALAGLEAAAAYLVFALVTYLLFFSFGRGWNLATVVSGTAGLTMAAMLVTAAALAGSLSALWTALQTGAEAQVLMTLEVYERVGLPDETIEYLREHAGEMAALFVRMLPGMIFFMLVIVVLANLALLSWHFPQYRSFFCHVGDLKEWKSPDHMVWFLLAPGIALFLPLGDALRALALNLVLICTVFYFFHGLAIVSYYFHYKKVPMFFRVLGYLLIVFEQILTVLVIGLGFFDLWGDFRRLKRGTEGLT
- the rpsR gene encoding 30S ribosomal protein S18, which produces MAEYRGRRGSGGGDAPPRRRGVSRRKVCRFCANKDLRFDYKDTKLLSGFMTERGKITPSRITGTCCWCQRRLAKAIKRARLVALLPYTTVKL
- the rpsF gene encoding 30S ribosomal protein S6, producing the protein MTDETTHYETLFIVHPVHSGRNQDLWDRFRGVLEGQGATVTHFEEWGMRDLAYPIEKQSRGLYNLVQYQASAGTSEELERVMRLSDEVIRCMTVVLDEDVRSLARPEEAARAAEAEPEVEPAQAAEAAQEAAPVQAVEPEPAAEPEPEPAAEPEPAAPPVETAAAPEAPADSSPSEPAEPPPAATEATENAQEELKE